A stretch of DNA from Pseudoliparis swirei isolate HS2019 ecotype Mariana Trench chromosome 5, NWPU_hadal_v1, whole genome shotgun sequence:
CCACACCTGAAGGATATGCTGCACTTTGGGGCACAAATTCTGTCACAGAGAAGAAAGAGACAGTATTTTATTcatagattttattttattgtattcattGAAATCAAGCAATGATCGGTGTGTGCGGCCTTACCTTGGAAGTCTTGTCTCCTTTGAAGTACTCTAAAGCCTCATACAGGTGGCTGTAGGGGCGAGAGCGTTTCCCTTTGCCCACATAAAATATAGCGTGGATAAATGTCTGAAAACATTCCTGTGCAGTCATGGTGTGATAGCGAAACGGGAGGTTTTTCGTCACTCTGgtagagcaacaacaacaaaaattccattatataaacatgtttatcTGTATTATAGATAAGTCGTTGTTACTCCTCCTTTTACAGCGGGGAGAAAAGCAAATCCTAAAAGTACACTgggatttaaccctcctgttaccttagggttaatttgaccccattcaatgtttaatgtcggtgttctttcgggtcaatttgaccccaggctgtttttcactgtctcaaacatataagaaatatcaacttttttatatatttaaagggctatttaggtagttaacaaacaaacataaagtacctcacacttaaacttggaaaacaatattaattctaataattttctggaggttttaattgctggggtcaaattgaccccacgggtaaaatatgtcagtaaatataaaggtaacaggagggttaaacattgaatggggtcaaattgaccctaaggtaacaggagggttaaacaaggcATAAAACGAAGTGTTAACTTCATTTATCTTTTGAGATGTGATAAGATAATGTAAcctgataaataaaaatacatacacgTAGACAAGTGTATTCTGCCCTCAcaattttacagttttttttgtcatccaagtgacatttattattatttttaaaggaaaaaatcTAAAGTACTTTTTATACACAACACAGCCTCCTATTCTGATTACAAGCAGTGAGTTGAATAACTGATTTTCAAGCAAAAATAATTGCATCATCACATCACGttacacaaaacatttatcTTCAGAGAGCCAGCAAAGAAAACCACAAATCAAGAGCTAGCAGACCTCGGGTCGAGCAGCAGGTAGTTGAAGCTGGACTTGATGATGCCctccctccacttcctgttttggtCTGGCTGGTCAAACTGCTGGCACAATGCGTGCTCATCAACTTGGCAATCAGGCAGCTCGAAGGTCCGCAGGGCCCGACACAATTCTGGACTATAACCtaaatttacaaaaataaaataaaccataATTAAATTACTCGCTGTGTCAAGTGACAGGGTTGATAGGCTAAATGATAATAAGTGTATTAATAAACCTCATTCATTTAGTGTCTAATCTAATCCACCCACAAAGTGATGCAGATTTGAATACGTCAAACCGTTGGTGCAAGCTTCAATACTAATAATAAGTAACATTTTCCACGAGAAGAGTCATTTTACTGTCACTAATCCCCCctgaaatgtttattattttaacaatTGTTACCTATGTGGGGCGGGTCCAACTTCCTCTGGGGCTGTGGTGATTGGGAGTTTGACTCCTGCACCAGGCGACAGAGCCTTCGCATGTAAGTGGGCCTGGTACGGCGGCTGATTGGGCCCGGGCTCTCCCCGAGCTCTAGTAGCCTCAATCTCAGCTCCTTGTCCGTCATCCCTCGTGTCTCTTGCAACAGCAGGTCTTcatccttttcttcctcttttagcACCATCTGGGGCGTCTGGttctcttttccttccttcacCATGTCCGTCTGCATGGAGCGCCAGTCATAAAGGATGGTTTCCTCGCTGCTACTAGCACTCATGCTGGAGCTGAGAGAGGTGTTTGATGTAGGTGGGACATGGGTCTCGATGAGCTTGTGGCCCTGTTCCGAATCAGTGTAGAGGTACTCCACCGGTTCATCCAGATCTTGAATGAGCGGACGCCCTCCGGGGGTGTAAGACAGTTTAGCCAGGTGCTGAGGCCTGTGGCAGCTGGACAGTCGGCTCATGCTGTACCTGGGGGTGCATCCGGTGCCTGGAGTGCAAGGAAGGTCGGACTCTTCTCTGGACCTCCTTGGGGAAAAATAGGTGGAGCTGGATGAAGATGAGACAGACTCAGAACTGGAGTCGTCAGTGTTCCAGACATCATTTTTGAGGCTATCTAGTTTGTCCTTACCAGGAGCATCATTTACGTGATTCTTTGTTGTTGCCTCATCTGTACTTGTCAGATCAGTCAGAAAATCGCTTGCTTCAGCAAGATCGTGGCCTTGCATGGCCAGTATAACCTCTGCAAGGTTTCTTTCATAAGCATTCATTGAAGAGTCCTGGTTTTCCTCCAGTATTACTGTGTCAGACAAAGTCTGCGATTCAGAAGCAGAATCAGTGACACTCTGGGAGAGAATGAGCGTGTCAGCTTGGCTATTGCTAACACTTGAACCAGCACTTAGGGTGCTGGACTGCATGTCCTTGCGATCAGCAGGAAACATGTCTCCTCCTACTGTATCATTCTCTGAATAAGATGGTGGATAACAAGCCGCATGTGGTGAACTGTACATATCTTCACTGCTCTGAGACCTGGGTGTCTGGCGGCGTGTTCGGACTGCTGTGGGGAGGGTCCTTTCAAACAAAGAAGACGTGATGAAGAGGCTCTCGGAGGGCCGGCTAGTTCTCAGTGAGCAGCGACTCAACCTCGAGCGAGTCCTGCCTGTTACAAAAGGACTTGGTGTGAATGGAAGGTTAACGTTTTCCTGGAATGCCTCACTAGCATCATGCAATAGGATGTCTGCCAAAGGCTGATTAACACCACGTTCACTTGAAGTGTCAAGAACATGACGACTGCAAGGTTCAAACAAATCATTGATTAGGTGTGTCTCAGACAACAGTTTGTCAAACATACCCTGTACATGCTCTTTAGTTTCAGGTTTTGAATCCATCTGTGGTTCTGTTTGAACCGGTGGTGAAGTCCAGTCTTGCCTTGCAAATTCAGAATCAGAGTCCGAAGAAATTGTAATCTTTGTGTCGGATTCTGCCGCAAGAGAACCTCCTTTTACAGCGGGGAGTAAAATATGTCTGGGGCGTATAGAAGCATCCAGTGCACTCGTGTAATGTTCGCTCTCGCAGCTACTATAATAACTACTACCAGACCCACTGCTGCTGTCACCAACATAAGAAAGGACTGGCTGTTCCAGTATATTCACCTGAGCCTCTTTTACATATTCTTTGTCCTGGTCATCATCACTCTCTGCCAGAGCACAGTGATTGATGACCGTTTTCTCCATGTCCTCTTCTGGGCTTTCACTGCTCTCTCTGCAGAAAACATAAACGTGATCTGGTGATGTGACGTCGATGCCCTGCTTCTGTAAAACGGTGGCCATACGTTCGGAATCCAGGAAGTCAGAGTACTCAGACATGTCAAAGGGTAAGTTGCTGATGCACGGACTGCCATCACCACCAGGCTGCTGTGAGGGAGATTGAGGAATAAAAACAGGGAAATATTCATCAACATCTCTGAAACTCACACTCTTGCGACTTGCTCGCCTGCAGGGAAAAGCTGGGAGAGTGTCTCTTCTAGAGGGGAAGATTCTGCAATCAGTTGTAGGCGCATGTTCATTTGCTTGTGATCCGAACACATCATCATCAGAACACAAATCCTCCTCcttaagattgggcattgcagcTGCAGTTCCCACTGCAGACATGCGAGTGCTTGATAGTATGGAGGGACCTTCAGATGCCCAATGTGAGGCGGCATTGTTCCAGTCCGGGCCGTGATGCTTCTTAATCTCCTTATCAAAATGTCTGTTATACGATGCTCCACTGCAAACTGGCCTTCCATTATTGTTCGAGAGATCGAAAAATGATGAGCGCCTTGTGCTGCTCAATGGGGCTTCACCAAAGTCACTTATCATAGAAGAGTGGGAACTGAAGCTGTGGTCCGATTCAGGATAGCTGGACGTGTCTGTTTGGTCTGAATACACAGCtgtggagaaaagaagaaacctAAATTAACACGGTTGCcaagaaaaagtaaaatattatgCCAGCTAGCCAAATTCATTAAATGTTCCCGCTTTATAAACTGTTGGACAGTTGGGCAGACGGTCAGCcatgtattacattttttatttggttcatgcctactaccaactattcatacactctgtcatactcattcaatgtgttgtaactctgtaatgattctgtacacatgaaatctattgcatctgtccatccagggagagggatcctcctctgtagctctcctgaaggtttcttcccttttttccctgtgaaagggttttttcttgatccgatgtgaggtcctgggacaaggatatcgtacgtgtacagattgtaaagccctttgaggcaaatttccaatttgtgataatgggctgaacaaaataaactaaactgaattgaatatatatatatatatatatatatacacacatatacatatgcctgctgggtctgctgcccccacgacccgaccccggactaagtgaatgaaaatgaatggatggatatatatatacacacacacatataatatatatatataaatacatatacatatatataaatacacagatgtatatccatatataaatacatacatatatacatacataaatatgtatatatatatatctatatatacacacatataaatatatacataaatatatacacatataaatatacatacatatatatctacataaatatgcatacatatatatctacatatatatatatacatatatctacatatatatctacatacacatatatacatatatatacacatatatatatatgcaaacacatatatatacacacatatacacatatatatatatatacacacatatatatatatgtacatacatacatgtatatacatatatacacatgtatatattatacatacatgtatgtacatatatccacacaaatatatatacacatgtaaataaataaattagggctgtgaaacgatgaacatttttaatcaggttaatcacaggtttctgtggattaatcatgattaatcacatatatacatttacagggctctcaagacaggcaagagctccgagaagagttgttgacgggggggggggtgcaagtgactttttttcgtcccgacgccggcatccgagctctgcggcgcgcgagacggagatcggagtcgtgttaacgtgacacgtagagacagaatgacatgctgctggttagagacgaccaacaacagacggaatGGAacctcattctgcgcatgcgttaaatgcgttgaaaaaaaactaattaatcctgtaatttaattaactgagttaacgcgttatttttcacagcactaaaataaatatatatatatatatataaatatatactaccATAATATATCTATTACTAACACTACTAGATGTGTATAGATTTCTTCACATTTATGAAATAAGTTCTTTATATaacccacaaaaaaacaaaggctTCAAAGTGACTTCCTTACAGTATTGGTATTGGAATTGAGGTAACTCATCTTCCTCTGTGTCCACTGAGCTAAACTGGtagtcctgaaggagctgggcACATTTTCGATTCTCCTGTTGATCTGCAAGCTGCCCTGGTGTGTTCCcttcctaaataaataaaaaaggagataACAAAATGTTAAAGCCATTGTGAGCACTTATGGAAAATTATTAATCACGCTCAAAACAACGCTTACTTTATGTTTAATGTTCGGGTTCCCTCCATTCATCAGGAGCAGCTTCAGATTTTGATAACATCCCCAAAGTGCAGCAATGTGAAGAGGAGTCAGGCCATCTGATGACCTGAGAGAAATACAATAATTCACAACTTTACAAAACATAATTACCTTCTCATTATGCTCAAAGATGTTTAATAGTGTATTGTGACTAAAGTTGAACATACTTCCAAATCGAGAAGTATATAGGATGTAATGAAAGGTTACTGCAGGTTGTTGGTGACGCAAAACGTCTATGGAAGACAGCTTAACGATCTGTATAACATTCATGTACAATGCTGCATTTGTTAAACCAGTCGAAAAAAATGTCAATGATATTCTAAATAAAGAGGTTCTGTGGttataaagatataaaaagTGTAGAGAAAACTTATCTGAAAAGGTGTCATGGTGTTTTTTCCCCCAGTATTTATAACCATACCTGATATTGGGGTCTGCTCCATATCGCAGCAACATCTTCAAACAGCGTGTGTTCTTCTCAGTCTCTTTGCCAGCAGCCAAGTGTACTGCAGCCACCCCTTTACTGCCCACCAGGTCTGGGCATGCGCCTTGTGAGAGAAGCAGCAGCACAGATCTGCCAATGAAGAGAGAGCTGTTATAATCGGATATGCATTGTTTTGTGGAATAGTTTTTTTGTATTAACAAAGGACAGCTATCCTGCCTAATCTTGCAATCTGGATTAAGTGTggttaaaaacaacattatCATTTCTACAATAGATTTCTGTTTTTGAAATAGAAACTTTGAAGACTAAAAATAGTGACGAAGGAGCTATGACATCTGCAACTCTTTCATTAATATAGCcgaacatcagaatcagaatcagctttatttgccatgtgtgtggacacatacatggaatttgactccggttactcTTGTccgtatatacaggactgtctcagaaaattagaatattgtgataaagttctttattttctgtaatgcaattaaaaaaacaaaaatgtcatgcattctggattcattacaaatcaactgaaatattgcaagccttttattcttttaatattgctgattatggcttacagcttaagaaaactctaaaatcctatctcataaaatttgaatatttcctcagaccaagtaaaaaaaaagatttataacagcaaaacaaaatcaaacatttgaaaatgtgtttccaggtgtttcgagttaattagacgattcaagtgatttgtttaataccctactagtatactttttcatgatattctaatatttagaaataggatatttatatacaatataaatatttatatattgaataAAGTATAAGAACATACGAACAATGGATTTGGGATATTAGTGCAGAAAGATGGTAATAGTGGTGCAGATGGAGGTGTCTACATAATTGTTCCTCAGTGACGGTCATTACAAGCATAACCACAGATGGTTACAGAATATCATTACATTAGCAGGTGCTTCTTATACGTTTTGTTTTATACACAGCTCCTGTATTTTTAGCTCCCATGTTTTGTTTATCTGTCATTTGAAAGTATGTGGTGTTAGTGAACTATGTTATTTGACCTCAGGAGGCTGGTTTTATGTGTACAACATGTCATACAATATATAGTTAGTTACGTTAATGTGACATGACAACGGGTCAACAACTGAAAGTACATGCGGACATTAAATACAATACACAAACTGCCCCCTCGTGCTCATGTATATTCACAACATGAACTCATGTCTCATCAAGTGATGTGGTTTGGAGGACTTCACGGAACCCAGACACGTAGACTAGAAAGTGATTACATTTAAGTAAGGactgaaaaaaacctttttgaaTTCATCAAACCCTCAATTTACTCCCACTCTTGTCGCAGGGAATTAACTGAACTCGTTTACGTTAAGCTCGTGCAAGATGGCTCGCGACGTAAAGACCTGTGCTTGAGCTCTGTCGCGTCAAATCGACAAAAAAACAAGtccagacaaaacaaagagtgcCGAACATCACCTCGGTTCTCCATCGTTCACAGCTTTACAAAGCTGATTTTCGAGCCTCCTCGTCTTTCGATCCATGACCAACGTTATCGCAGTAGAAATTGCCTTTGGTCGAGTTTCAGCATATTCCCGATATACAGAGAGACCGTGCAGAAAGCTGTGGGTAACCTTTAACCGAGGCTAGCTACGAAGGCGACGACTGAGGACTGTCTTGCAGAAACATACTGTAGTTCATTCATAAATAACGTTTGCATATGCAGTTAGCCAGCAGTAATTATGTTTTATCCTTAGTTGTGTGCCTTAACCACTTGAAGTGATGTACCGCTATTGTTTTCAAATACTAAAGACCGCTTGTTTATCCAAGGAATCTTCGCTCTCCAGGGGGAACACTGCCTAGATGTGTTGAAATTCCCTCCAAGAAAACAAAACCTCCTCCTTTCTGGCAGCAGGCGGAAGTCCCGCCCTTTGCTTTCTCTGATTGGACAATGCTTTTTTAAACGTGTGTACTATagggcgtattcacgtgacgtcagaatctcaatcgcgccatcttggggtcccacttattacatgtcagaagaagttgacctggctatcgtgtccgctgtttgattatgcgagagcccagcaacctcatgtccttctgcattaccaaagaaagatttcagcggttggaattgaatatttgcaacgcttttttacctgattttactcgctcaacactttgtggttaattcgctagttaccagcacatagcccggtcacattcctgtaaaacagttttcatttccgctatcgaccatgggacattaacaactatttctgcgttatacttgtggaaataccacaaatgtcggaacatcaagcgccccgtgtctgggttcatatatgatccgtagtcgcacagctccgcctccagaacgagtgtctgatgaagccgcttccagcgctccttcaggaccagcagtgactgtttggctggccgtgctgatgctgttcccatggagccagtgttttattttaccttgaaatgaatcacagagtaaaggcagacatcgcccgacggagttgccatgttcatggcttcctcccaagtttccatccacagttccttttgcgcaagtgaaagacattgattttcgctcggcgaaaaagcaaaaagagattattgacgagtgtgtcaatggaaacgtgcccacaacccgatgtatcaacagaaacacatgagaacagtcctaacgctcatacgccgagtgaagccgaagtagatgcatgacaagttgaagtaatagcctcttgttgagctgataaacccatattctgaatcattagtcccacatccaacaatgaggcacagtataatcacaaggcacaccgctttgaactgaaatcgtgtctctttCAGGATATAATAGTCATTTCtcagggaagagcggcatacaagcaagcaaaacaatgccgtggtggaaccccaagatggccgccagagtttgttgtggtcacgtgagtgaatacgctctatacttATCAGAGACAGTTTCTGTATCACTGTGGTACTTATTGCCTTTTTCTAGCCTAACGTTTGACTCAAATataagtgttttttaaagattagCTATTAAGTATCATAATCTAACGTCAAACGGTTTCCACATCATCTCGGAATTGTAATCCTGGATGTACTCTACTTTCACATTAATCACATATTGCAGTTGTTTTACTAACTTTTAGTCAGAAGGTGTTTGGCACATATGTTTGCTCCAGGGAttgtgtacaaatatatatattttaagtacTATGTTTATTTTTGGTTTGATTATCCAACAATTCTGTTGGGTCTGTGTGTCCATTGCATACTTTTTTCTAAAGGTATGTTTCAGTAACAAGACACAGACTGGCCACTTAAAACTACACCGTTTGCAAAACAGTAATATAAGGTGACACAAATACGACGAGTACTAACATATTGCTATATGCTTTTTGGCTATGCGAAAGAGTGGCTGAGGAAGAAAATAATGTGCCCATTAAGCTTTGATAAGAATAAATGAAAGCCCAACATCTCAAGATTAAGAGTAAATTACGTGAAAAAACGACTGATAAAATAACTACAGCAACTAACATTTTTCGTGGAGTGTTACAAGCCATGGCTTTATGCAGGAATGACAAATGTTTTTAACAATCAATCCATATATCTATCAATCAAAAGATGTATTGTCATGTATGCGCAAGAAAATCATGGCTGTGTTTGATTAATTGATCGATTTAATGACAAGGTTATCAGAAGAAGTATAAATTACTCAAAATGTCAGTGATCTCAAAGTTGTGCGACTATACAGCTCCTAAATAGAACATAGAAAGTAGGCGACAgcaaaaataaaacttaaataatTCAAATGTCAGATTGCACATCTATTCAAATGCTGTCATCTCAGACAGAGCAAAgggtaagaagaagaaggcccatgagaaggagcaggaggctgGGGTGGATGGATCCAGCGTGGTTGGGTGGGGGTAATTTACAGTTCTCGTAGGGCTCCATGCAGGCAGAATAAGCAATGACGTGGGCAATGTAGTTCTGCTCCTGGACCCCGTGGAAAAGATGTGACATGGGACCTTTGGCAAAGATGGCTACATCTTCTATGCTGTGCGTCACTGAACTGAGAGGGACAGGAGCCTGCTGACGGTATTCATTATCCGCTGAGGAAGAAAAGGACAAAGGAGCATTATAGTAGTTTTCTGGAATTAAATCCAATGTAGCTAAATAGCTGATACTTAGTCAGCTCTTTCACACAGTATCAATGACATGATGCATTTTACAGTTCTGCTATTTATTGCATAGCTTCTGTATAATTGCATTATTTTGTCAAGTATCAGACCCAAAGTTAACAATCTCAGGTACATTAAAGTAAATGTAACCAAGTTGTTGGACTGACTGCCAAATTCTCATATTATCAGACACATCTTAATGATTCTAGTGTAGTGAATGTGATGTCATAATTCACCCTCGTTCTTGGTGTATACACAATTATTGAAgtaatgagtcacacacatcggtgtgactgttccgggatcGCGGTCCCTTTAAGTGTTTTGTTGCTGTTTGTGACGTCGAGCCCCATGCGGGTTTGGTTATGGGCAGCGCCATGTTGTGTTCATTCGTTTTGGTGATACGAAATAAAtgagacacacacttgtgtgctcaacttgaggaattgtgttttgcaTTTTAATGCAACTAACTTCCACAATAGGATGATAAAGTATTGTTCGAGCATTATACATTAAGGgttatagatataatataataacagtTATTGTTGGTTATtcagttttttatatttgtggcTGGAAACTAATATCTAAGTCATCTTTGTTCCCCCATTGCAAGAAACTTTCAAACAATTGAAAATGTGCTTAGCTCTTAAACAATACTACATGCTCATTGCAGAGCAACACTATTTTGTACAGTAGGCCTACATAGGATACAATTGATGAAGGTGTTACACTCCAGTCAATTGTTATCCTTTTAAATGAACCAACATTTCCATGAGGCtataacacatttttaaatggatGAGACTCAATACATTGAGACATGTTGAGCCTCTACAATAAGGTATGCTGTTACACCACAAGATGGAGCTACTAAATTACTTTGTCTCACTTACATGAAATTGTCTCATTCATATCAGGGCGAGTTCCATTTCGGTATCCGGGTCCATTTCCATACACAGCAGTGGTGAAGTGTTTTTTGTCACTGGCTAGTGAGCTAGACACCCCTTTAAATCACAGGATAAGTTAACAGGTTGGTTCAAATATTGAAACGTTTCACTTTTTAATATAAAACCTCTATTAGCTCAGCTCTTTTCAAATTCTAAGAGTACATTTTACCTAAAACTGAGTTTCCTCTGGCGGATGATCCTCCAATGACAAAGACATTGGAGTGGTCAGCAGTGACCACAGACAGGGTGTCGAGCTCACTGGTGAGTTCAGCTGCCAGTCCGATTGCCCGGTCAAACTCAACAGCCTCGTAGAGAGCTTTTTTGGCCTTCCCTCCGTGGTGACCATGGTCAATTCTTCCACTTAAAGTCCAAAAGAAAGCTATTCTCAAATTAGCATCAGCAGAATATCTCTCATATTTGTGATGTCTATTCTCTCTCATTGATGTACTGCATATGCACTGTAACataaattaaaaagtatatatttcaagcataatatatattttattaaacggGTGAGAGATTCATTGTGTGAAAAGGTCAAGACTTAGCAGTTGTCTGCTGTCTTGGAAATATGGATAGGAAATAATGACACTTATCTTCTACAAAGAGGTAAAATCCCTTTGGGTTCTTGCTGAGAATCTTGATTGCTTTCTCCATCATCTCCGTAAGAGAGGGATCCATGGATAAATCACGCTCCAACTCGTAGCGGCAGTCTTTGGGCT
This window harbors:
- the ankle1 gene encoding ankyrin repeat and LEM domain-containing protein 1; translation: MDRKTRRLENQLCKAVNDGEPRSVLLLLSQGACPDLVGSKGVAAVHLAAGKETEKNTRCLKMLLRYGADPNIRSSDGLTPLHIAALWGCYQNLKLLLMNGGNPNIKHKEGNTPGQLADQQENRKCAQLLQDYQFSSVDTEEDELPQFQYQYSVYSDQTDTSSYPESDHSFSSHSSMISDFGEAPLSSTRRSSFFDLSNNNGRPVCSGASYNRHFDKEIKKHHGPDWNNAASHWASEGPSILSSTRMSAVGTAAAMPNLKEEDLCSDDDVFGSQANEHAPTTDCRIFPSRRDTLPAFPCRRASRKSVSFRDVDEYFPVFIPQSPSQQPGGDGSPCISNLPFDMSEYSDFLDSERMATVLQKQGIDVTSPDHVYVFCRESSESPEEDMEKTVINHCALAESDDDQDKEYVKEAQVNILEQPVLSYVGDSSSGSGSSYYSSCESEHYTSALDASIRPRHILLPAVKGGSLAAESDTKITISSDSDSEFARQDWTSPPVQTEPQMDSKPETKEHVQGMFDKLLSETHLINDLFEPCSRHVLDTSSERGVNQPLADILLHDASEAFQENVNLPFTPSPFVTGRTRSRLSRCSLRTSRPSESLFITSSLFERTLPTAVRTRRQTPRSQSSEDMYSSPHAACYPPSYSENDTVGGDMFPADRKDMQSSTLSAGSSVSNSQADTLILSQSVTDSASESQTLSDTVILEENQDSSMNAYERNLAEVILAMQGHDLAEASDFLTDLTSTDEATTKNHVNDAPGKDKLDSLKNDVWNTDDSSSESVSSSSSSTYFSPRRSREESDLPCTPGTGCTPRYSMSRLSSCHRPQHLAKLSYTPGGRPLIQDLDEPVEYLYTDSEQGHKLIETHVPPTSNTSLSSSMSASSSEETILYDWRSMQTDMVKEGKENQTPQMVLKEEEKDEDLLLQETRGMTDKELRLRLLELGESPGPISRRTRPTYMRRLCRLVQESNSQSPQPQRKLDPPHIGYSPELCRALRTFELPDCQVDEHALCQQFDQPDQNRKWREGIIKSSFNYLLLDPRVTKNLPFRYHTMTAQECFQTFIHAIFYVGKGKRSRPYSHLYEALEYFKGDKTSKNLCPKVQHILQVWNAGQGVISLHCFQNVIPVEAYTREACMVEAIGLKMLTNRKRGDFYGVVSNWQAKKKRELGVHLLYRAMQIFLAEGERQLRPADIRR